In Triticum aestivum cultivar Chinese Spring chromosome 5B, IWGSC CS RefSeq v2.1, whole genome shotgun sequence, the following proteins share a genomic window:
- the LOC123112621 gene encoding acyltransferase-like protein At1g54570, chloroplastic: MAAAATATAPSAVAPPGPRLLPRRASPGSRRRVRPLPRWVVSASTSKSRAPRPRPASPASLSLDATATAGRRPVVRDYVEAAREMARRPDGGPPRWFAPLECAGGERVPGAPTLLYLPGIDGVGLGLIRHHDRLAKMFDVWCLHIPVQDRTTFQGLVEYVERTVKSERSRAPDRPIYLVGESIGACIALAVAARNRDVDLVLVLVNPGTSFHRSQLQSLSALLDLVPDPFHLSTPQFLNFLTGNFMKMSTRFDEAGQVLSEVTSVLLPSLMYLADILPKESIVWKLKMLRTAASYVNSRLHAVKAQTLVVASGNDELLPSRDEAERLRGMLKNCRVRHFRDNGHKILLEDGFDLATSIKGSTYYRRSRQPDFVSDYLPPTPDELEKAIDHDRLLNFATDPVMLSTLTDGRIVRGLAGLPREGPVLFVGYHMLMGFELGPLVTGVLKSTGIHIRGLAHPFLFNESSEQLLPDTSYFDLPRIMGAVPVTGVNFYKLLSEKQFVLLFPGGAREALHRKGEEYKLFWPEQSEFVRMASRFGATIVPFGVVGEDDICDLLLDYNDLVKLPFYDAIDKKINEGGLRKLRTDSTGEIKNQDMHPVVLTPKVPGRFYFIFGKPIETRGREKELRDKEKAQHLYLHVKSEVESCIKYLKEKREEDPYRSILPRLLYQATHGSDAEIPTFEP; encoded by the exons atggccgccgccgccacggccacggCGCCGTCAGCCGTCGCGCCGCCGGGACCGCGTCTCCTCCCCCGTCGGGCATCGCCAGGCTCACGCAGGAGGGTGAGGCCGCTCCCGCGGTGGGTCGTGTCCGCGTCCACCTCCAAGAGCCGAGCGCCGAGGCCGCGGCCCGCGTCACCGGCGTCGTTGTCGCTGGACGCGACGGCTACGGCGGGAAGGAGACCAGTGGTGAGGGACTACGTGGAGGCTGCGCGGGAGATGGCGCGGCGGCCGGACGGCGGGCCTCCGAGGTGGTTCGCGCCGCTCGAGTGCGCCGGCGGCGAGCGCGTCCCCGGCGCGCCAACGCTGCTCTACTTGCCCG GAATCGATGGAGTTGGATTAGGGCTCATCCGGCACCACGACAGATTAGCAAA GATGTTCGACGTTTGGTGCTTGCATATACCCGTCCAAGACCGTACGACCTTCCAAG GTCTTGTTGAGTACGTGGAGAGGACAGTGAAATCAGAGAGGTCACGGGCACCGGACAGACCAATCTATCTTGTTGGAGAATCCATCGGAGCATGCATTGCTCTCGCCGTGGCGGCGCGGAACCGAGACGTCGATTTAGTACTGGTCCTAGTCAACCCAG GGACATCTTTCCACAGGTCACAGCTGCAGTCTCTCTCAGCACTCCTAGATTTGGTCCCTGATCCATTCCATTTAAGCACTCCACAGTTCCTAAATTTCCTCACAG GCAACTTCATGAAGATGTCGACAAGATTTGATGAAGCTGGTCAGGTATTGTCAGAGGTCACCAGTGTTTTGCTGCCTTCTCTCATG TACCTAGCTGATATTTTGCCAAAGGAATCCATTGTGTGGAAGTTGAAAATGTTGAGGACGGCGGCATCATATGTCAATTCTCGCTTACATGCAGTCAAAGCCCAGACCCTGGTGGTTGCTAG TGGAAATGATGAACTGCTGCCAAGCCGCGACGAGGCTGAAAGGCTACGTGGCATGCTAAAGAACTGCAGAGTCCGTCACTTCAGGGACAATGGCCACAAAATCTTGTTG GAAGATGGATTTGATCTAGCGACAAGCATTAAAGGATCTACATACTATCGCCGCTCCAGGCAGCCAGACTTTGTTTCAGACTATCTACCGCCAACTCCTGATGAGCTCGAAAAGGCGATTGATCATGACAG GCTCCTGAATTTTGCCACCGACCCGGTGATGCTATCGACACTGACTGATGGGAGGATAGTGAGGGGGCTGGCAGGGCTGCCAAGGGAGGGCCCTGTCCTGTTCGTTGGGTACCACATGCTCATGGGGTTTGAGCTTGGGCCCTTGGTCACAGGAGTGCTGAAAAGCACTGGAATCCACATCCGCGGCCTAGCGCATCCATTCTTGTTCAACGAGAGTTCAGAGCAGCTCTTGCCGGATACGTCATACTTTGATCTCCCCCGGATCATGGGTGCGGTGCCTGTCACTGGGGTGAACTTTTACAAGCTCCTTTCAGAGAAGCAGTTCGTGCTGCTGTTCCCGGGAGGCGCGCGCGAAGCTCTTCATAGGAAG GGGGAGGAATACAAGCTTTTTTGGCCTGAGCAGTCTGAATTCGTGCGGATGGCTTCAAGGTTTGGAGCAACAATCGTACCATTTGGAGTGGTTGGAGAAGATGATATATGTGAT TTGTTGTTAGACTACAACGATCTTGTGAAGCTCCCATTTTATGACGCCATTGACAAGAAGATAAATGAAGGTGGCCTAAGAAAGCTAAG GACTGATTCTACAGGAGAGATAAAAAATCAGGATATGCATCCTGTAGTGCTTACGCCAAAAGTGCCAGGGAGGTTTTACTTCATCTTTGGGAAGCCTATTGAAACAAGAG GGAGGGAGAAGGAGCTAAGAGACAAAGAGAAGGCTCAACACCTCTATTTGCATGTCAAATCTGAAGTGGAGAGCTGCATCAAGTATCTGAAGGAGAAGAGAGAGGAGGATCCCTACAGGAGCATACTGCCCAGGCTTCTGTATCAGGCAACTCATGGTTCTGATGCAGAAATACCCACATTTGAACCCTGA